GAGCTGTCCAGAGCGGATAAGGATATCCCAGCTTAAGGCCAGTATCATATAACTTATGACAGCCCTTCCGATAATCCGGGCATAGGGACCGGCAAAAAATGGGAGGATCATAATGATTATTCCAAGGATACCGAAACCCAGTGCCAGGGATTTATTCTTTTTATTCATGGATGTCATCCCCCTACCCTCTGGCCTTTAAACTGCGTGAAAAGATCACAACAATAATCAGAACAAAAAAGATCATGGGTGCCCAGCTTGCACCGTGGGGAATAGACATAATCGAACTCTCTGCAAAACCGAGTATCAAACTTGCCACAGCAACCATGGGAAGATTTCCTATTCCCGCCATTGCAACAAGACAAAATGATTTCATGGTATATGCCCCGCCGACTGCTGGGAAAATTGAAAATTTTGTAAGAAAGAAGCTACCGAATATACCTACCAGCATGGAGGCAATGGCAAAAATGACAGCATAAGTCAGTTGTACATTGATACCGACGATCTGTGCTCCCCTGGGATTCTGTCCGACAGCCAGTGCGGCTTTCCCGAAACGGGTCTTTTTAAGGAACAGCATGAGGAATGCAAAAAAAACCAGTGCCAGTAAAGGAAAAACAAAATCATAGATACCAAAACTTATATCTCCCAAACTTGCGCTTGCCGAGACATAGTCCAATGACAACTTTCGAGGCTGACTGGTTGCAATCAGGTTTACGGTCTGACTCAGAACCATTGCGACCCCGAAGGTTAAAATAAGCTGATTCAGTTCCGGCGCTTTCAGAGTATGTTTGATACTGACCTGAAATAGTAGAAGTCCCAGAAAAAACATAATAATCCCTGTTGGAATTGCCGCCAATAGAGGGTCCAGTCCCAGACTGTGGGAAATAAAGTAAGTTATATACGCACCAACCATCATCATCTCACCATGGGCAAGATTTACGATATGGACGATACCCAGTATGAGGGCCATAGGTAATGCAACAGCCGCATAAATACCGGCCCGCTGAATGCCATATATCACAGCTGTCGGTTTGATCGTATACAAAATGATCAGGTAGGCAATAACGGCCAGAAGACCGACAATACCGACAATTTTTTTATTCATGAAAATGTCTCCCTTTTATGAGGTCCTTTTATTAATTTTTGTTTTTGAATAAACCATGGAAATGCCGGGGTGAAAGGGGCTTCCATCCCGGCGAAGAAATATTATCTTTGACTCCAGGGAGTAAAAGGGTACTTAGGTTCTGAGGTAGCCTGTTCGAAAGGCCAGATTACCT
This genomic window from Oceanispirochaeta sp. M1 contains:
- a CDS encoding branched-chain amino acid ABC transporter permease, producing MNKKIVGIVGLLAVIAYLIILYTIKPTAVIYGIQRAGIYAAVALPMALILGIVHIVNLAHGEMMMVGAYITYFISHSLGLDPLLAAIPTGIIMFFLGLLLFQVSIKHTLKAPELNQLILTFGVAMVLSQTVNLIATSQPRKLSLDYVSASASLGDISFGIYDFVFPLLALVFFAFLMLFLKKTRFGKAALAVGQNPRGAQIVGINVQLTYAVIFAIASMLVGIFGSFFLTKFSIFPAVGGAYTMKSFCLVAMAGIGNLPMVAVASLILGFAESSIMSIPHGASWAPMIFFVLIIVVIFSRSLKARG